The DNA region agccTATAGTTCAAATAGGAAATCATAAGGAcaattagaaaatattctgaattaaGATGAAAGGACAATATATCAAAATTAGTaggatgcagctaaagcagtgtTGAAGGAAAATTTATAAAACTTCTCAGCAAATTGGGAATAGAAGAAAATGTCCTCAACTTGATGGAAGAGCAACTTCTAAAAAAAACAATAGCTAACATTAAGGTAAAACATTGAGTCCTTTTctccttaagatcaggaacaaagtAAAAATGTTTGCTCTCACTACTCTTATTCAGTATTTTACTGGAAGTCCTAGGAAGTGAGAAagggcaagaaaaagaagtaaaaagtatGCAGATTGGAAACTAAGAAAAGAAACCATCTCTCTTTGTAGACAACATGATTATgtatgtagaaaatcccaaagaatgtaaTAGTAGTTTCCAGTAACTAATTTAACTTATTATACTAGTTTAAATTATTAAACTAAGTGAGTTTAATAATATCATAGGTACAAggtcaatatatttaaaaattatatttttgcatattaatatatggggcttccctggtggctcaatggtgaagtATACGCCTACCAACTGCATATAGGATATGCAGTTCCCTGGGTGCATATAAAATACTATtaacatatttatgtttatatcaaCTAGCAATGAACaagtataaagtttaaaaaagccTTTAAAGTACTCTTTATGATAGCATCCAGCTATTAAATagttgtgctcagtcactcagtcatgtctgactctttgtgaccctgtgaactatagcctcccaggctcctctctccatggaattttccaggcaagaatactggagtgggttgccatttcctcctccagtggttAGATCCTTAGGTATGAATCTTACACAATACATACAAGACCTATGTGGAAAATCACAAAacactgattaaagaaataataaaggtcTAAAGAAGTGAATAGACAGAATGTGTTCATGAATTTGAAGGCTTAATATTCTTAGGAAATTGACTGTTTCAAAACTTAGCCAAGTTTAGACAGAATTCAAATCAACACACCAACAGGGTCGTTGGGGTACAAATTGACAATCTTGTTGTAAAACGTATATATAAAGACAAagtaattaaaaagcaaatttgactttggaaacaaagaacaaatagaaGGAATCATGTTGTCTGATTTCTAGACTTACTATTAAGATAAATAATCAGGAAAGTGTGGTATTAGTGAAAATGTAGAAATATGGATCAGTATAGAGAATGTAGAATAGCATATAGAGTCCAAAAAGAGATCTACTCATGTATCatccattgattttttaaattgaggtacaGTTGTTGTACAATATTATtcaagtttcaggtgtacaatatattGATTTGCAATTTTCAATTGTCCATTGATTTCTGACAAAGATGTATAGAAAATTCAGTGGAAAATAGTCTTTTCAATCAACGGTACTTAAAAAGTTGaatttccatttgaaaaataaagtgactCAATCCATACCTCACATTCTTAACAAATCACTCCAGACAGATCATCCATCTAAATGTCTTGTATGAGTACTGAGAAAATTCCCATGACAGTGTTTTGTGAAGTCAGAGAAGTCCCAAAGCAGAGAGCTCGGAGGAGAAGGTGAGGAGCCATCAGGTTGCATCTACTAAGTTAGCTGAAGCTGGTGCAGCGTTGGTTACTGTAACTGTGGCTGGAATAGTGGATGAAGCTGAGAGAACTAAAAATGTGCACAAGAAGTGCCCCATGTAGGTCTCTAGGGAAGAGTCCTTCTACCAGGGGATGCAACAGTGGTTTCTCATTGAATTGGAAATTCAGCCAACCAcctggacatttaaaaaaatgattattggacttatttctttttttaaagttgaggtgcaattaacataatattgtattagtttctaatATATAACAACTGTGGTTGTTACATGAACTGACAGGGTTGCCATTCTGCCTGGGGTGGCATTATTAATTACCAAGGGAAAACTAGGTTGCTCTACACAGTTGGAGCAGACAGGCCTATGTTTGAAATTCTTGAAAATTCTTTGAGAACCCCTTTGTATTTTCATGTACCATAAtaaatgttaatgaaactataacaACCTAATAAAGTAAGACAAACGAAGAGGCATGTTCCCTAGGAATGAAGGTTTGCATTATACCAGCATGTGAAGGGCCCCATAAAGCTTCagcggtggctcagtggtaaagaaactgtctgccaatgcaggagatgtgggttcgacccctgggtcatgaagattccctggagaaggaattggctacccactcaagtattcttgtctgggaaatcccatggacagacgagtctggcgggctacacagtccatggggttgcaaagagtcggacacaactcagcaactaaacagcaacaactaaGGCGTCTGTACAGCTGAGATGATGGCcaaggagaaaatggaatcagtagtaaaaaaaaaaagagttataaaTGTTTTATGGCCTTGTAGTCAATTTCGGGGTAAGAAGTGCTAGAGACCCAGAGATAATCAGACACATATGGAGATTACCAGAGACCATGGTGGGCAGGTTGCTATTAAGTTTTTCCTAGGGAGGTGAGGAGCTAGACATAActcattggaatgaaaacctaggtttcttttctattttgaagAGAAGAAGAATTGAACATATTCAGGGAGAGTTTAACTTTTCTCTTATTcttgtactttatatatatatatatgcacatgtttgGCTCATAGAAGTCTAATCTTTCTTAACTCTTCTCTGTGGTGTCTTTATAGGGAAGTGGATGGTAGTGAGAGATTTACTACCCTGAAAATCTTTCCAAAAATATGCGTCACATTGCTCATAGACCACCAAACACTTCTTTTTGCCATGGAATAAGCCTCCTAAATTCCTAAGCTATTTTAGGATATTCACAGTTTTGTTCCTGCCTATTTTAATGGTTTCTCCAATCATCCTTCTTCATCTCCAAAATGTAAGCTCCAACCCACATCCTACTATCTGTTCCCATTAAGCATCCATATATGAGCTTCTCACCATCTCTACAGTCCCTAAGTATAGACAGGTGTGCTCAGTGATTGTAATCAGCCACTGTTCCTGGACCCTGAGAACTTTTGTCCCAAAGTGTGAAAgtcgttcagctgtgtctgactctttgcgaccccatggactatacagtccatggaattctccaggccagaatactgagtgggtagcctttcccttctccaggggatcttcccaacccagggaacgaacccaggtctcccacactgcaggcagggtctttaccagctgagccacaagggaagccctttgtccCAAAGAGGTCCTGGGTAATTGCTTTCTCTTTAATGAGTTCCTCCAGGATCCAGACTCCTCTGGGATCCAGGGCCCCTTAGGCCCAAAGATAAAGAATGGGAGATGTGAGAAGGGAGGTTAAAGACACAGGTCATAACTACAGAGGCTGATATCTCACATGCCTTAGTGAATAGAAGGGAGCAGAATCTCAGGTCAGGGTCCTGGAGTCACCTTCACACAATGGGTAAGTTGGGCAGAGTGTGAATAAACTAATTCCTTAGGGTCTTTCCAACCTGAAGGTCTTGATTTCCCAGGTTGTGTGATGTTCTGCAGGAGAGTTTTTCAGGTATGATAACCCTCTTCTTTtccacctctctccctccccaaacTATCCCACATCCTAGaagtatttttattactatttatcagttagagggcttcccaggtggtgctagtggtaaagattccactgccaatgcaggagatgtatgagatctgagttcaatccctgggtcaagaagatcccttggagttcaatcccagggcatggcaagccactctagtattcctgcctggagaatcccatggacagaggagcctggtgggctacagtccatagggtcacaaagagttggacttggctgaagcgacttggcacacacacaccagttagAATCTAGTTTTTCATTAATGATAGCATTTATAAATATTACTTACTATGTAAAGTACTTTCACAAGATTGCACAATTTCAGCATAATAATACCTCTGGAGGTAGGTATTGATACAAAAGTTCTGAGcatcttattttatttcctaaaagtttatttttatttactttttttggccatgtcacaaggcatgtgggatcccagttccctgatTAGAGactgaatccatgccccctgaagtggaagcatggagtcttaaccactggacagccagataTATCcccttgttttattttagaatcaCTTGGGAGCTTTAAAAAACTGCACAGGCTTGCTCTCAGAAGTTGTGATTAAATTTTTCTGAGACTGCCCAGTAACCTTATTTATTAAAGCTTCATGTATTCTTATTACTTGTTGTGtagtccatggaccacagcatagGCATTATCTGCTAACTAAAAATGTAGAAATGGGCTACAGAATcagatcagggcttcccaggttgtgtgGTGTTGCAGAGGAGAGTTTTTCAAGTAtggtgcgcttagtcactcagttttgtgcccaactctttgcaaccccatggactgtagcctgccaggcttctctgtccacagggattctccaggcaggagtaccagAGTGgcttgccgtgtcctcctccaaggggatcttctcaatccagggattgaacccaggtttcccacattgcaggcggattctttaccatctgagccaccagggaagcccttcaagtaTGGTAACACTCCTATTTtccccctctctgctccccaccccccaaccaaaCTTTGAGAATTTGAGAATTTTTTGTTAATGTTTACCCATTTGATCTATTTTCATTAATGATAACATTATTATGTATTACCGTATCATTGATTCCCACAATATTGTGTAATTTCTGCACACTAGCAACTCTTGGGGGTAGGCATTGATGCCATACTTCTGAACCCTGGCTTTATTTTAGAATCACCTTGGAGCTTTAAAAACTTTGTATGTGCTTCCTGTCAAAGATTGTGGTTACATTTTTTCTGAAGCATCCAGTAATCCTAGTTTTTAAAGCATCACGTATTCTTGCTACttactatgtagtccatggactGTGAAATGGGCATTACCTGGGTGCtaatttaaaatgcagaaacagGTCAACTCTTTCTAAATCAGTGTTTTACCAGCACTCCCAAGGGATTTTCATGGACATTAAATTTTAGAAGTACTGCCTTAGATTTCCTTATGTGTAGTCCAGGCTGCAAACTACTGACTTAACGAGTGTAGAATGTGAGAGACTTATGGCAACATTAGTGACAACATCCCCAAGTCCTGTCTCTGGTTTGTGATTGCCGGTCACACTCTTGATACAAGAGTAAGGTCCTGCTCATTTACCTGGGAAACAAAATTCTGAGAAACCGGGTGTATGATTTTCCCTCAGTGTTTCTTCTCACTGTGATGCCAGTAACTATGGTGTTGctatttaatcactaagttgtatccaactttttgcaaccccatggactgtagcccccaggctcctctgaccataggattctccaggcaagaatactggagtgggttgccgtttccttctccaagggatctttctgacccaggtatcaaacttgcttctcctaccttggcaggcaggttctttaccactgttcagttcagtcactcagtcatgtccaactcttttcgaccgcatggactgcaccatgccaggcttccctgtccatcaccaactcctggagcctattcaaactcatgtccattgagtcagtgatgtcatccaaccatctcatcatctgttgtcctcttctcctcctgccttcaagcttttccagcatcagggtcttttcaaatgagtcagttctttgcatcaggtggccaaagtattggagtttcagcttcagcatcggtccttccaatgaatactcaggattgatctcctttaagatagactaagaaaaaaatgcaaaaagaaatggaaaaatgcaaaatggttgtctgaggaggccttacaaattgctgtgaaaagaagaagcgaaagacaaaggagaaaaggaaagatatacccatttgaatgcagagttccaaagaatagcaaggagagataagaaaaccttcctcaatgatcaatgcaaagaaatagaggaaaacaatagaatgggaaagactagagatctctttagcactgaggcaccaggaaagtcTGCCAGTACCAATGTCCTGGTGTAGAACCTGTTGACATGGCTAGATCAACCAGCCCCAAGGGGATAAAGAATGGATGAGTAAGAAAGGAGATTAATATGTAGGATGTGTTGACAGATTGGATTTTGAGGATAAAAGAAAGGAGGGAATAAGAGAAAACTCTCATGTTTTCATCTGGAGCTCCTGAAACTCTTTTCTGGGGATacgggaggagggagggaattTGGAGTGGGGCCGGGGGCTGGTCATGAACTTCTTCAGTGATCTGTTGATCtgaaaatgtatacatttgttgttgctgttgtttagctgctaagttgtgtctgactcttttgtgactccgtggactgtagcctgccaggctccactgtccatgggatttaccaggcaagaatgctggagtgggttgccattttctccgccaggggatcttcctgacccagggattgaacctgtgtctcttgtgtctcctgtattggcaggcagattctttaccactgagccacctgggaagccctgagaaatCTACATGTGAATTTTAAGTGGTAAGCAAAGCCATTCAGTAGATGAATTTTTCTTGGTGGTTTATGTACCACTGTTATAAGAGAACTGCATTCAGGGAAAaggccctgagcatcaacatgtGAGATACTGACAAAGCAAGAGCCAATTGCAGTTTGTGAGGATGTCCGGCTAGGCACGATGAAAACCACCACATTTTGTGTCTCAGAAATTAATGGACAACAGTAtattagaaaatttgaaatattgttgcacattaaaaagaagtgaagaaagtcaTTTCTGATCATAGATTCTGATTATAGAGATTTGTAGTACTGTAGAGATTATAATGACTGTGATgagaatgatataaaatatttttttgcagaACACCTAACACATGTTTCTGTCATAGaaatattgtttattttgaaattcaggTTTTTGTGGACACTGCTATTTCTTCCTAAATATACTAGAGACGGAGCATGACAGGAAGGAATCAAACTATTGTCTCAGAGTTCCTCCTCCTGGGACTGCCTATCGAGTCAGAACATCAAAACCTGTTCTACGCCCTGTTCCTGACCATGTACGTTACCACCATCCTGGGGAACCTTCTCATCATCATCCTCATTTGCCTGgacccccacctccacacacccATGTATTTGTTTCTCAGTAAcctgtctttctctgacctctgcttctccTCTGTCACAATGCCCAAATTGCTACAGGACATGCAGAGCCAAGATTTGTCCATCCCCTATGCTGGCTGCTTGACACAAATGTACTTCTTCCTGTTTTATGGAGACTTAGAGAGCTTCCTCCTTGTggccatggcctatgaccgctacgtggccatctgctTCCCCCTGCATTATACCACCGTCATGAGCCCCAGGCTCTGTCTCTTCCTGCTGGTGCTGCCCTGGGTGCTGACCACGTTTCATGCCATGTTGCACACCCTGCTCATGGCCAGGCTGCACTTTTGTGCAGACAATGTGATTGCCCACTTTTTCTGTGACATGTCTGCTCTGCTGAAGCTGTCCTGCTCTGACACTCGAGTTAATGAGCTGGTGATATTTATCACGGGAGGGCTCATTCTTGTGATCCCCTTTCTACTCATCATCACGTCCTACACTCGAATTGTGTCCTCCATCCTCAAGGTCCCTTCTGCGAGGGGTATCCGcaaggccttctccacctgtggctcCCACCTCACTGTGGTGTCCCTGTTTTATGGGACAGTTATTGGTCTCTACTTATGCCCATCAGCTAATAATTCTACTGTTAAGGAGACTGTGATGGCTATGATGTACACTGTGGTgacccccatgctgaaccccttcatctacagcctgaggaacagaGACATGAAGGGAGCTCTGGGAAGAgtcttttggaaaaagaaaactccCTTCTGTTTGTGATGCTAAAGATGGGATTTCTACACAACTTTTTGCAGCAGGTATATTGATATTAATGTTGGGATATTAACCCAGACTTCTTTTTTCAATGATCTTTTTGTTAAAATTCCATAGTAAGATATTGTCCAGTAAGTAAAAGAGATATGGTGGAGGTAGGTAGTAGGACCTGGAAAGGGGATGTCATTGAACTACTAGCAGAATCTTGCTTATTTTTTCTCTCCAGGTTACTCTAAGTAGCCTCATTTTTAAACTTCCAACTAATCTTTGTATCCCCACCCCaccttttttctttactgtttctggTGTTTTATTTACTGATAAAATAAACTCTActgtttactgagcatttactcaTTTACTGTGGAGACACCCTCTCCCTTCTGCCCTTGACCCACCACCTTGGACAGAAATTCCatgaatgaagagactgaaaCTACAGAACCTGGGCCCACAGAAGCCTACTAATATTTACTGAACCAATCCCCCATTTGAAAATATGGAAATGaagagagtgttagttgctcagttgggcccaactctttacgaccccatggaccgtagccagcaggctcctctgcccgtggaattctccaggcaagaaaattggagtgggctgctgccatttcttcctccaggggatcttttctacccagggattgaacctggatcttttgtgtctcctgcactgcagggggattctttaccatctgagccaccagggaagccctgaaaatatGGAGGAGACTAAAGAAATAGCATAGCTGTGATAGCTTGTAAAATAACACTAATGGGATGAGCTGCCTCCTTGGCCGACTGCGTGCCACTATGGCAGCAAATTCTTGGGCCAGTGGTCCCTTCCTAAAGCTGGCCCTTGCAGTTGTGTGAGGACACCATCCAGACCATGCCATGCTCTCAGGAAGGCCACTTAGAACCCAGGTCAGCCACACTAAAGAGGTGGAGAGGGGAGCCCCTTCTTCAGTATCTGTGTCCCTTTCTGTAACAGTTAatttaacatgttttttttttaaaaaacataaccaAAACCATGCTTTAAATAATACTCTGTCCTCAAGGTCAGGCTGGTCCAAGTGCAGTGGTGTTTACAATTAACTGATCACAGCCAGTTACAGACTTCTTtgctgaggaggaaatggcaacccactccagtatttttgcctagagaatcccatggacagaggagcctggccagctacagtccatggggtcgcaaaaagtcagacacaacttagtgactaatacTAATGCTATACTTGAGTTCAATACtacttaaaattcaaaattctcaCTCCTCTGGTTACCTCTGCTAAACTGGACTTTTAATTGTTGAATATAGATATTTACTTATCTCTTCTTGAGCAAGGGTTTGCATTATTCTGTCTCTTAACCTCTCCTCTGATATATTTTCATGTCTACATTGTCTTCTTGACCTGCCCTGAACTCAAGTGCTCTTTCTATCTCCTTTCTACAATAGTTTAGTTTGTCtttgttgtagttgtttagttgctaagtcgtgtccaattctttgctaccccgtggactttagctcaccaggctcctctgccatgccGTAGGGCAACCAAGCCCGTGTATCACAACTACTTAGGCCTGTGCGccaggagcctgtgctctgcaacaagagaggccactgcaatgagaagcccacccaccacaactaCAGAGGAGCCCCTGTTCGtggcaactacagaaaagccc from Cervus canadensis isolate Bull #8, Minnesota chromosome 1, ASM1932006v1, whole genome shotgun sequence includes:
- the LOC122446912 gene encoding olfactory receptor-like protein DTMT isoform X2 — protein: MTGRNQTIVSEFLLLGLPIESEHQNLFYALFLTMYVTTILGNLLIIILICLDPHLHTPMYLFLSNLSFSDLCFSSVTMPKLLQDMQSQDLSIPYAGCLTQMYFFLFYGDLESFLLVAMAYDRYVAICFPLHYTTVMSPRLCLFLLVLPWVLTTFHAMLHTLLMARLHFCADNVIAHFFCDMSALLKLSCSDTRVNELVIFITGGLILVIPFLLIITSYTRIVSSILKVPSARGIRKAFSTCGSHLTVVSLFYGTVIGLYLCPSANNSTVKETVMAMMYTVVTPMLNPFIYSLRNRDMKGALGRVFWKKKTPFCL
- the LOC122446912 gene encoding olfactory receptor-like protein DTMT isoform X1, giving the protein MGKLGRVNQTIVSEFLLLGLPIESEHQNLFYALFLTMYVTTILGNLLIIILICLDPHLHTPMYLFLSNLSFSDLCFSSVTMPKLLQDMQSQDLSIPYAGCLTQMYFFLFYGDLESFLLVAMAYDRYVAICFPLHYTTVMSPRLCLFLLVLPWVLTTFHAMLHTLLMARLHFCADNVIAHFFCDMSALLKLSCSDTRVNELVIFITGGLILVIPFLLIITSYTRIVSSILKVPSARGIRKAFSTCGSHLTVVSLFYGTVIGLYLCPSANNSTVKETVMAMMYTVVTPMLNPFIYSLRNRDMKGALGRVFWKKKTPFCL